A section of the Castanea sativa cultivar Marrone di Chiusa Pesio chromosome 12, ASM4071231v1 genome encodes:
- the LOC142620850 gene encoding uncharacterized protein LOC142620850 isoform X1 → MLNPYNWNRCCVFTLFLGLLRNLREGFDDGNVNSEDCSKFINYETLKNWKDEELIQSIRDRFVIGDWENAKSRNKYPEANAEDDDDAVYGDFEDLEAGEKNERHRTDDTGNGAVQMEDDPAAEERRLKKLALRAKFDAQFNGSESPDEEVDTKDRDKNESVYLVISGLKFEVFLV, encoded by the exons ATGCTCAACCCTTATAACTGGAATAGATGTTGTGTGTTCACTCTGTTTCTTGGTCTGTTGCGGAATCTGAGAGAAGGATTTGATGATGGAAATGTCAACTCTGAGGACTGTAGCAAATTCATAAATTATGAAACTCTCAAAAATTGGAAAGATGAAGAGCTTATTCAGAGTATTCGTGATCGTTTTGTTATTGGTGACTGGGAAAATGCTAAAAGCAGAAATAAATACCCAGAGGCCAACGCTGAAGATGATGACGACGCTGTCTATGGTGACTTTGAAGATTTAGAAGCAGGTGAGAAGAATGAGAGGCATCGAACAGATGATACTGGCAATGGTGCAGTCCAAATGGAAGATGACCCAGCAGCTGAGGAGCGAAGGCTTAAGAAGCTTGCCCTCCGTGCAAAATTTGATGCACA ATTTAACGGATCTGAATCACCAGATGAGGAAGTTGATACAAAGGACAGAGACAAAAATGAAAGTGTTTATTTGGTCATTTCTGGACTAAAATTTGAGGTATTTTTAGTCTGA
- the LOC142620850 gene encoding uncharacterized protein LOC142620850 isoform X2, whose protein sequence is MGSLPPSDIDTYFEGDGSQENIKEEAPENNPAYTNVYVGNLSHEGLIKRETRFAVGSLTDLLCWFYHKAMGHAIFLLKSLITKDAFGHQP, encoded by the exons ATGGGATCCTTACCTCCGAGTGACATTGACACCTACTTTGAAGGAG ATGGAAGCCAGGAGAATATCAAGGAGGAGGCCCCTGAAAACAATCCAGCATACACTAATGTCTATGTTGGCAACCTTTCCCATGAG GGGCTTATTAAAAGGGAAACAAGATTCGCAGTTGGTTCTCTCACCGATCTTCTCTGTTGGTTCTATCATAAGGCAATGGGGCAtgcaattttccttttaaagtcACTCATCACCAAAGATGCCTTCGGCCACCAGCCCTAA